One window of Lagenorhynchus albirostris chromosome 16, mLagAlb1.1, whole genome shotgun sequence genomic DNA carries:
- the LOC132507485 gene encoding T-complex protein 1 subunit gamma-like — MLFLLQKKIVSLGAQYEIKSPSLLSEVERNLQDAMQVCHNVLLDPQLVPGGGASEMAVAHALTEKSKAMTGVEQWPYRAVAQVLEVIPRTLIHNCGASTIRLLTSLRAKHTQENCETWGVNGETGTLVDMKELGIWEPLAVKLKTYKTAVETAVLLLRIDDIVSGHEKKGDDQSQQGGTPDG; from the exons ATGTTGTTTCTGCTACAGAAGAAGATAGTGTCATTAGGAGCTCAAT ATGAAATTAAATCTCCCTCTCTGCTCTCGGAAGTAGAACGCAACCTCCAGGATGCCATGCAGGTGTGCCACAATGTTCTCCTGGACCCTCAGCtggtgcctgggggtggggcttcTGAGATGGCTGTGGCTCATGCCTTGACAGAAAAATCCAAGGCCATGACTGGTGTGGAACAATGGCCATATCGGGCTGTTGCCCAAGTCCTAGAGGTCATCCCTCGTACCCTCATTCATAACTGTGGGGCCAGCACCATCCGTCTACTTACCTCCCTTCGGGCCAAGCACACCCAGGAGAATTGTGAGACCTGGGGCGTAAATGGTGAGACAGGTACTTTGGTGGACATGAAAGAACTGGGCATCTGGGAACCATTGGCTGTAAAGCTGAAAACGTATAAGACAGCAGTGGAGACGGCAGTTCTACTGCTGCGGATTGATGACATCGTATCAGGCCACGAAAAAAAGGGTGATGACCAGAGCCAGCAAGGCGGGACTCCTGATGGCTAG